A window of the Brassica napus cultivar Da-Ae chromosome C5, Da-Ae, whole genome shotgun sequence genome harbors these coding sequences:
- the LOC106418650 gene encoding uncharacterized protein LOC106418650 has translation MSGVSLAVGPRTDRDKTSSSSEKGRWSEMTAAGGGGGGLMGSLRVIELQLVAFILVFSASGLVPLLDMLFPAFASVYIIALSRLAFPSHRVSTAAPEVFHGSRLFRVYVISGTTIGLFLPLAYVLGGFARGDDQAVRSATPHLFLLSCQILTENVISGLSLFSPPVRALVPLLYTVWRIFVIIDWCKDVWFNKSLPVNATPNVAAWFWFGRYLAIANLVYFGVNLLCFLIPRFLPRAFDRYFRERDEVLAKSQEDKPVQVPRERVSDHKSD, from the exons ATGTCAGGCGTATCTCTTGCGGTGGGTCCAAGAACCGATAGGGACAAAACATCGTCGTCAAGTGAGAAGGGACGGTGGTCGGAGATGACGGCAGCCGGAGGTGGCGGCGGTGGTTTGATGGGATCACTGAGGGTAATAGAGCTACAGCTGGTCGCGTTCATACTAGTCTTCTCAGCGAGCGGTCTCGTACCGCTACTCGACATGCTATTTCCAGCGTTTGCGTCTGTCTATATAATCGCCCTCTCGCGTTTGGCTTTCCCTTCTCACAGAGTTTCCACCGCTGCACCTGAAGTCTTTCACGGCAGCAGACTCTTCAG GGTTTATGTGATTTCCGGGACGACGATTGGTTTGTTTTTGCCTCTAGCTTATGTGTTAGGTGGTTTTGCAAGAGGAGATGATCAAGCGGTGAGATCAGCGACACCACACTTGTTTCTGCTGTCATGTCAAATCCTGACAGAGAATGTAATAAGTGGCCTATCTCTCTTCTCGCCGCCTGTAAGAGCTCTGGTGCCACTGCTCTACACAGTCTGGAGAATCTTTGTCATCATTGATTGGTGCAAAGATGTTTGGTTCAACAAATCTTTACCAGTCAATGCTACACCTAAT GTGGCTGCGTGGTTCTGGTTTGGACGGTATTTAGCAATAGCGAATTTGGTTTACTTTGGAGTCAATCTACTATGTTTCTTGATCCCTAGGTTCCTACCTCGTGCCTTTGACCGTTACTTTAGAGAAAGAGACGAGGTCCTCGCTAAAAGCCAAGAAGACAAGCCAGTTCAAGTTCCTAGAGAAAGAGTTTCAGACCACAAATCTGATtga